The proteins below come from a single Spiroplasma endosymbiont of Atherix ibis genomic window:
- a CDS encoding toprim domain-containing protein, with the protein MWINGKNNRVTKKIDGIGKKVAEKIIFDLIIDKEKIDSLEEILSQIKNTYNECERCFFFKENNKCSFCDNKNRNENIICVVSTKMDAIKILDSSYNGLIHILNGEINLNKNIGPEKLKLSELFVRINKEIELLLALNLTFEGEVTSNYIANKAKNITEKISRIARGIPLGGVIDYIYQEPLNDAIANRKKLES; encoded by the coding sequence TTGTGAATTAATGGAAAAAATAATAGAGTAACTAAAAAAATTGATGGAATTGGTAAAAAAGTTGCTGAAAAAATTATTTTTGATTTAATAATTGATAAAGAAAAAATTGACTCTCTTGAAGAAATACTTAGTCAAATTAAAAATACTTATAATGAGTGCGAAAGATGTTTCTTTTTTAAGGAAAATAATAAATGCTCTTTTTGTGATAATAAAAATAGAAATGAAAATATTATTTGTGTAGTTTCTACAAAAATGGATGCAATTAAAATTTTAGATAGTAGCTATAATGGATTAATTCATATTTTAAATGGAGAAATAAATTTAAATAAAAATATAGGTCCAGAAAAATTAAAATTAAGTGAATTATTTGTTAGAATTAATAAGGAAATCGAATTATTGTTAGCATTAAATTTAACCTTTGAAGGAGAAGTTACTTCAAATTATATTGCAAATAAAGCTAAAAATATAACTGAGAAAATTTCTAGAATTGCAAGAGGTATTCCTTTGGGCGGGGTTATTGATTATATTTATCAAGAACCCCTTAATGATGCTATTGCTAATAGAAAAAAATTAGAGAGTTAA